A single window of Sphingobacterium sp. ML3W DNA harbors:
- the polA gene encoding DNA polymerase I — protein MNDLNTYTKKLFLLDGMALIYRAYFALSKTPRITSNGLNTGAIMGFTNTLLEILKNQKPSHLAVVFDTEAPTARHIEFEAYKAHREKMPEDLSAAIPYIFKLISGFNIPIITLDGYEADDIIGTLAKKAESKGFTVYCMTPDKDFGQLVSENIYIYKPARMGNGAEIQGVKEILEKWEVEDVNQVIDILGLWGDAVDNIPGIPGIGEKTAKKLIQEFGSMENIIANADKLKGKQRENVENYAEQGLISKKLATILLDVPVELEEEKLIIEEPNKEILEPLFIELEFRTLGKRVFGETTAIADNPKNSNGQMDLFSLPPESDTKEELSYTGPVNSLENTPHEYMLVNTRTEQEALANQLASLSSFCFDTEATGLDANLADIVGLSFSFEKGKAYYVPTPKDRQEAQEVVSIFKSVLEDEQIEKVGQNIKYDILLLARYQVSVKGPLFDTMLAHYLIDPDTRHGMDVLSENYLNYKPLSITELIGAKGKKQGNMRDVDLEIIKEYAAEDADITLQLKEIFTPLLLETNTFNLANEVEFPLIYILAEIERNGVRIDIDALQQFSKNLEIDIRQLEQTIYEKAGVNFNIASPKQLGEVLFDKLKLDPKAKKTKTGQYKTGEDVLLALAYKSDIVQDILSFRQLQKLKSTYVDALPELINPETGLIHTSYNQAVAATGRLSSTNPNLQNIPIRTERGREVRKAFIPRHENNVILSADYSQIELRLIAELSKDPNMMEAFISGHDIHRATAARVYGLDLEEVTSDQRRNAKAVNFGIIYGQSAFGLSQSLAIPRKEAAEIIDQYFNQYVGIKKYMGEVLDFAKENGYVETILKRRRYLRDINSANMTVRGFAERNAINAPIQGSAADLIKIAMLGIQKEIKDQGLAGKMIMQVHDELVFDVPENEIDIFKKIIQDKMTSAIKTEIPLVVEIGQGKNWLEAH, from the coding sequence TTGACACCGAAGCTCCAACAGCGCGTCACATTGAGTTTGAGGCGTACAAGGCTCACCGTGAAAAAATGCCTGAAGATCTTTCGGCTGCTATACCCTATATTTTCAAATTGATTTCTGGCTTTAATATCCCCATCATTACCTTGGATGGTTATGAGGCTGATGATATCATAGGAACATTAGCTAAAAAAGCAGAAAGCAAAGGATTTACGGTATACTGTATGACGCCCGATAAAGATTTTGGACAGCTCGTGTCTGAAAATATTTATATCTACAAACCGGCTCGTATGGGAAATGGTGCAGAAATACAGGGTGTAAAAGAAATTCTTGAAAAATGGGAAGTAGAAGATGTCAATCAAGTCATCGATATATTAGGCCTGTGGGGTGATGCTGTTGACAATATACCAGGAATACCTGGAATTGGCGAAAAGACAGCTAAAAAATTGATTCAAGAATTTGGCTCAATGGAAAACATCATTGCTAATGCCGATAAATTAAAAGGCAAACAAAGGGAAAATGTAGAAAATTATGCGGAGCAAGGTTTAATTTCTAAAAAATTAGCCACAATACTATTGGATGTTCCTGTTGAGCTCGAAGAAGAAAAGTTAATCATTGAAGAGCCCAATAAAGAAATCTTAGAACCTTTATTTATTGAATTAGAATTCAGAACACTAGGTAAGCGTGTTTTTGGAGAAACGACCGCAATAGCTGATAATCCAAAAAACTCTAATGGACAAATGGATCTGTTTTCATTACCCCCGGAATCTGATACGAAGGAAGAATTGTCCTATACTGGCCCTGTAAATAGTTTGGAGAATACTCCGCATGAATACATGCTCGTGAATACAAGGACCGAGCAAGAAGCATTAGCGAATCAATTAGCATCACTTAGCAGCTTCTGTTTTGACACCGAAGCAACAGGATTAGATGCAAATCTTGCAGATATAGTAGGTCTTTCATTTTCATTCGAAAAAGGAAAAGCGTATTATGTCCCAACTCCAAAAGATCGTCAAGAAGCACAAGAAGTAGTATCTATCTTCAAATCTGTATTGGAAGATGAACAGATAGAAAAAGTTGGTCAAAATATAAAGTATGATATCTTACTGCTCGCTAGATATCAAGTATCAGTGAAGGGTCCCCTCTTTGATACGATGCTCGCTCATTATCTAATCGACCCAGATACAAGACATGGCATGGACGTTTTATCTGAAAACTACCTAAACTATAAACCACTCTCTATAACAGAACTTATAGGTGCTAAAGGAAAGAAACAAGGTAACATGCGAGATGTTGATCTTGAAATAATAAAAGAGTATGCTGCTGAAGATGCAGATATTACATTGCAACTTAAAGAGATTTTCACCCCTTTATTACTCGAAACAAATACTTTCAACTTAGCGAATGAGGTTGAATTCCCACTGATCTATATACTAGCGGAAATAGAAAGAAATGGTGTCCGAATTGATATTGATGCTTTACAACAATTTTCAAAAAATCTGGAAATAGACATCCGTCAATTGGAACAGACCATTTACGAAAAGGCTGGGGTAAATTTCAATATCGCTTCCCCTAAACAACTGGGAGAAGTACTCTTTGATAAATTAAAATTAGACCCAAAGGCAAAAAAGACGAAAACAGGACAGTACAAAACAGGAGAAGATGTCTTGTTGGCTTTAGCTTATAAATCAGATATTGTACAGGATATATTAAGTTTTAGACAGCTTCAAAAGTTAAAATCTACTTATGTAGATGCTTTACCCGAATTGATCAATCCAGAAACTGGACTAATTCACACCTCTTATAACCAAGCCGTAGCCGCTACTGGTCGATTAAGTTCAACTAATCCCAATTTACAGAACATTCCAATTCGAACAGAACGTGGTCGTGAAGTTAGAAAAGCATTTATCCCTCGTCACGAAAACAATGTTATACTTTCTGCCGATTACTCCCAGATTGAATTACGTCTCATTGCCGAACTGAGCAAGGACCCCAATATGATGGAGGCATTTATTTCTGGCCATGACATCCATCGTGCGACAGCAGCAAGAGTATATGGCTTAGACTTAGAAGAAGTAACATCGGATCAACGTAGAAATGCAAAAGCTGTAAACTTTGGTATTATCTATGGACAATCTGCCTTCGGACTCTCACAAAGTTTAGCGATTCCCCGTAAAGAAGCTGCAGAAATTATTGACCAATATTTCAATCAATATGTAGGTATTAAAAAATATATGGGCGAAGTATTAGATTTTGCAAAGGAAAACGGTTATGTCGAAACAATCCTTAAAAGACGACGTTATTTAAGGGATATCAACTCGGCAAATATGACAGTTCGAGGTTTTGCAGAACGCAATGCTATTAATGCGCCAATACAGGGGTCAGCTGCTGATTTGATTAAGATCGCGATGCTTGGTATTCAAAAAGAAATTAAAGACCAGGGATTAGCTGGTAAGATGATCATGCAAGTACATGATGAGCTGGTCTTTGACGTTCCTGAAAACGAGATTGATATCTTCAAAAAAATCATTCAGGATAAAATGACGTCTGCAATAAAGACTGAGATTCCTTTGGTAGTAGAAATTGGTCAAGGCAAAAACTGGCTTGAAGCACATTAA